One genomic segment of Chryseobacterium phocaeense includes these proteins:
- a CDS encoding SDR family oxidoreductase has translation MNLYTQPMLREGALKDKVAIVTGGGSGLGKAMTKYFLELGAKVVITSRNLEKLQATAKELEDETGGKVLSVACDVRNWDEVEAMKEAAIKEFGRIDILLNNAAGNFISPTERLTHSAFDSILDIVLKGTKNCTLSVGKHWIDSKTPGTVLNIVTTYAWTGSAYVVPSACAKAGVLAMTRSLAVEWAKYGIRFNAIAPGPFPTKGAWDRLLPGDLQEKFDMRKKVPLRRVGEHQELANLAAYLVSDYSAYMNGEVVTIDGGEWLQGAGEFNMLEDIPKEMWDALEAMIKSKKSN, from the coding sequence ATGAATTTATATACACAACCGATGTTACGCGAAGGTGCATTAAAAGATAAAGTAGCTATTGTCACGGGAGGCGGAAGCGGTCTTGGAAAAGCAATGACGAAGTATTTCCTGGAACTGGGGGCAAAAGTAGTGATCACTTCCCGTAATCTGGAAAAACTGCAGGCTACTGCTAAAGAGCTGGAAGATGAAACTGGCGGTAAAGTGCTTTCCGTAGCTTGTGATGTAAGAAACTGGGATGAGGTGGAAGCTATGAAAGAAGCTGCAATAAAAGAATTCGGGAGAATTGATATCTTATTGAACAATGCTGCCGGAAACTTTATTTCGCCAACGGAAAGGCTTACCCATTCGGCTTTTGATTCTATTCTGGATATTGTTTTAAAAGGAACAAAGAACTGTACACTTTCCGTAGGAAAACACTGGATCGATTCTAAAACGCCGGGCACGGTTCTTAATATTGTGACTACTTATGCATGGACAGGTTCTGCGTATGTGGTTCCGTCAGCATGTGCAAAAGCGGGAGTTCTGGCCATGACCAGATCGCTTGCCGTGGAATGGGCAAAATACGGAATCCGTTTTAATGCCATTGCACCGGGACCTTTCCCTACCAAAGGAGCCTGGGACCGACTTCTTCCCGGAGATCTTCAGGAAAAATTTGATATGAGGAAAAAAGTTCCGTTGAGAAGGGTAGGAGAGCATCAGGAGCTTGCCAACCTGGCTGCTTATCTGGTTTCGGATTATTCAGCTTATATGAACGGGGAAGTAGTGACTATAGATGGAGGAGAATGGCTGCAGGGTGCCGGAGAATTCAATATGCTTGAAGATATTCCAAAGGAAATGTGGGATGCGCTTGAAGCGATGATTAAATCTAAAAAATCAAATTAA
- a CDS encoding FMN-dependent NADH-azoreductase produces MKNILHIISSPRAEISASRKLGNAVIEKIQEKYSDTAVKERDLTKNLVPLLEEVHINTFFSPAESYSSEQQEINTYSEELISELKEADIIVIDSPMYNFSVPATLRAYFDFTSRAGYTFKYDENGPQGLLDNKKLYIAFTSGNIYSQGPYQIYDSNVPYIKNVFSFYGVTDVSVFRAEGLAIPGIQETSLEKAIEGIRID; encoded by the coding sequence ATGAAAAACATACTTCACATTATTTCAAGTCCGAGAGCTGAAATATCTGCAAGCAGAAAATTAGGAAATGCAGTGATCGAAAAAATTCAGGAAAAATATTCAGATACTGCCGTAAAAGAACGTGATCTGACGAAGAACCTGGTTCCTCTTCTGGAAGAGGTGCACATCAATACTTTTTTTTCGCCGGCAGAAAGTTATTCTTCCGAGCAGCAGGAAATCAACACCTATTCTGAAGAACTGATCTCTGAATTGAAGGAAGCAGATATTATTGTTATTGATTCCCCAATGTACAATTTTTCTGTCCCGGCCACACTCAGAGCTTATTTTGACTTCACTTCAAGAGCAGGATACACGTTCAAATATGATGAAAATGGTCCTCAGGGGCTTTTAGACAACAAGAAACTGTATATCGCTTTTACTTCCGGGAATATTTATTCGCAAGGTCCTTACCAGATTTATGATTCCAATGTTCCGTACATCAAAAACGTTTTCAGTTTCTACGGGGTCACGGATGTAAGTGTTTTCCGCGCAGAGGGTTTAGCTATCCCCGGAATTCAGGAAACTTCTTTGGAAAAGGCCATTGAAGGGATCAGGATTGATTAA
- a CDS encoding M1 family metallopeptidase, with protein sequence MNYKLKGLVVAAALFLFSGSALAQETPKYSYVEAFKPFFYPQTGTETRSASGQPGHAYWQNSADYNLNVSLNEAKNEISGTAEITYTNNSPDQMGFLWLQLDQNLFAKESRGNAVVPPSGSRNGAHGEDLDGGYRIKSVMLDGKSVKYTVTDTRMQIDLPKELKAKGGVAKIKIEYTFISPEYGSDRMGVQKTKNGKIFTMAQWYPRMCVYDDVMGWNTLPYVGASEFYLEYGNITANITVPANHYVVASGELQNYKDVYSKEENNRWEQARNSDKTVMIRPESEIGKNQASGTKTWTFKIEKTRDFAWASSPAFILDAAKINLPSGKKSLAISAYPAESGGEKAWGRSTEYTKAAIEHYSQKWYEYTYPAATNVAGNEGGMEYPGIVFCHMDSAGEDLWGVTDHEFGHNWFPMIVGSNERLFAWMDEGFNTFINELSTKAFNNGEYYTKKSIARSGSFMMGDNIEPIMVGPDNMKERSIGVLAYFKPGIGMQILRETILGPEKFDKAFKTYIDRWAFKHPTPWDFFHTMENVSGEELNWFWRGWFINKWKIDQAVKDVKYTGGDFKNGAQITVENIGQLPMPTTVQVKFKDGTTQILKIPVEVWKRNTEWLLKVNSTKEISEVMLDPDGMVPDVNMNNNIWPSADKKPVDKINTKDFTGTYGIKSDPIKLVFTDKSGQLYLKAGNQQEFPLKYTGGNEFTFEEAAIVLLFSKDKKTVTFKQGAREYLFTKE encoded by the coding sequence ATGAATTATAAACTTAAAGGTCTGGTTGTAGCAGCAGCCCTATTCCTATTTTCGGGGTCTGCTCTGGCTCAGGAAACTCCGAAATACAGTTACGTGGAGGCCTTCAAACCTTTCTTTTATCCGCAGACAGGTACAGAAACCCGGTCTGCAAGCGGACAACCGGGACATGCCTATTGGCAGAATTCAGCAGATTATAATCTGAATGTAAGCCTGAATGAAGCTAAAAATGAAATCTCAGGGACTGCTGAAATTACCTATACCAACAACAGTCCGGATCAGATGGGCTTTTTATGGCTGCAGCTGGATCAGAATCTGTTTGCAAAAGAATCCCGTGGAAATGCAGTAGTTCCGCCATCAGGAAGCAGAAATGGGGCTCATGGTGAAGATCTGGACGGGGGTTACAGAATTAAATCTGTCATGCTGGATGGTAAATCTGTAAAATATACCGTTACTGATACCAGAATGCAGATTGATCTTCCTAAAGAACTGAAAGCGAAAGGAGGTGTTGCCAAAATCAAAATCGAGTATACCTTTATTTCTCCCGAATATGGATCGGACAGGATGGGGGTGCAAAAAACAAAAAACGGGAAGATATTTACCATGGCGCAATGGTACCCAAGAATGTGCGTATATGATGATGTGATGGGCTGGAATACGCTTCCGTACGTGGGTGCATCAGAATTCTATCTGGAATATGGAAATATTACGGCCAATATTACCGTACCTGCCAACCATTATGTGGTAGCATCAGGAGAGCTGCAGAACTACAAGGATGTATACAGCAAAGAAGAAAATAACCGTTGGGAACAGGCCAGAAACAGTGACAAAACAGTAATGATCCGTCCTGAATCTGAGATTGGCAAAAATCAGGCTTCAGGTACCAAAACATGGACCTTTAAAATAGAGAAAACAAGAGATTTTGCGTGGGCATCGTCACCGGCATTTATCCTGGATGCTGCAAAAATTAATCTTCCGAGTGGTAAAAAATCTTTGGCCATATCAGCTTATCCGGCTGAAAGCGGGGGTGAAAAAGCCTGGGGAAGATCTACAGAATATACAAAGGCAGCGATTGAGCATTACTCCCAGAAATGGTATGAGTATACCTATCCTGCCGCAACCAATGTAGCAGGAAACGAAGGTGGAATGGAATATCCTGGAATTGTTTTCTGTCATATGGATTCTGCGGGTGAAGATCTTTGGGGAGTTACGGATCATGAATTCGGGCACAACTGGTTCCCGATGATTGTAGGTTCCAACGAAAGGCTGTTTGCGTGGATGGATGAAGGGTTCAATACTTTTATCAATGAATTGTCCACCAAAGCATTCAACAATGGAGAATACTACACTAAGAAAAGCATTGCCAGAAGCGGGAGCTTTATGATGGGCGATAATATTGAACCTATTATGGTAGGACCGGATAATATGAAGGAAAGAAGCATTGGCGTACTGGCTTATTTTAAACCGGGAATAGGAATGCAGATTCTGAGAGAAACCATCCTTGGTCCTGAAAAATTTGACAAAGCTTTTAAAACTTATATTGACCGTTGGGCCTTCAAACATCCTACACCGTGGGATTTCTTCCATACCATGGAGAATGTTTCCGGTGAAGAGCTGAACTGGTTCTGGAGAGGCTGGTTCATCAATAAATGGAAGATCGATCAGGCTGTTAAAGACGTGAAGTATACCGGTGGTGATTTTAAAAACGGTGCCCAGATCACGGTTGAGAATATCGGCCAGCTTCCGATGCCTACTACAGTTCAGGTGAAATTCAAAGACGGAACCACACAGATTCTGAAAATTCCTGTTGAGGTTTGGAAACGGAATACGGAATGGCTGCTTAAAGTGAATTCAACCAAAGAAATCTCAGAAGTGATGCTGGATCCGGATGGAATGGTTCCTGATGTGAATATGAACAATAATATCTGGCCTTCCGCTGATAAAAAGCCAGTCGATAAGATTAATACCAAAGATTTTACAGGAACCTACGGTATAAAAAGTGACCCGATCAAGCTGGTTTTTACAGACAAGAGCGGACAGCTTTATCTGAAAGCAGGAAATCAGCAGGAATTTCCCCTGAAATACACCGGAGGTAATGAATTTACTTTCGAAGAAGCTGCTATAGTGCTTCTGTTCAGTAAAGACAAAAAAACAGTTACTTTCAAACAGGGAGCAAGAGAATATCTGTTTACGAAAGAATAG
- a CDS encoding winged helix-turn-helix transcriptional regulator, producing MENSVVLEKHLFTGKCSENLSSVEDAIYVIGGKWKLKIIIVLQEHGNIRFNELQRTINGISARVLSNELKDLELNGFVKRVVHAEQTPVVVEYISTDYSRTLKPVIIALSEWGKTHKRKIKEEML from the coding sequence ATGGAAAATTCTGTGGTTTTAGAAAAGCATTTGTTTACGGGAAAATGTTCTGAAAATCTTTCCTCAGTGGAAGATGCCATTTATGTGATCGGTGGAAAATGGAAGCTGAAGATCATCATTGTTCTGCAGGAACATGGAAACATCCGTTTTAATGAATTACAAAGAACAATCAATGGTATTTCAGCAAGGGTGCTTTCCAATGAGTTGAAAGATCTCGAATTAAATGGTTTTGTAAAAAGAGTGGTTCATGCGGAACAGACTCCGGTTGTGGTAGAATATATCTCCACAGATTACAGCCGGACACTGAAACCCGTTATCATCGCGCTTTCGGAGTGGGGGAAAACGCATAAGCGGAAAATTAAAGAAGAGATGCTGTAA
- a CDS encoding DUF1573 domain-containing protein codes for MKNLKITALLAVLAFSPFYANVFPVDSNPVVTKLADAIKWKSESIDVGNIPQGKPKLIRFEFTNTSSKPIIIENVAPSCGCTTADYTKTPILPGKKGFVEASYNAAASGAFMKTVNVTTSDSKTPKTLSFKGVVVS; via the coding sequence ATGAAAAATTTAAAAATCACAGCCCTTTTGGCAGTACTGGCGTTCTCACCGTTTTATGCCAATGTATTTCCGGTGGACAGCAATCCGGTAGTAACAAAATTAGCAGATGCCATTAAATGGAAATCAGAATCTATTGATGTAGGAAATATTCCTCAGGGAAAACCGAAATTGATCAGATTTGAATTTACCAATACCAGTTCAAAACCTATCATTATAGAAAATGTAGCTCCATCATGCGGATGCACAACAGCGGATTATACAAAAACTCCGATCCTGCCAGGAAAAAAAGGATTTGTTGAAGCCAGCTATAACGCAGCTGCATCTGGAGCATTCATGAAAACCGTAAATGTAACAACCAGCGATAGCAAGACTCCAAAAACCCTTTCGTTTAAAGGAGTGGTGGTTTCATAA
- a CDS encoding sensor histidine kinase — protein sequence MKIKKLNIIITLGFIAIIGILIAQLLWTRQAYNLEDKKFNQKVNIALLEVAEKLSGGKAAYTESPVQAISNDYYVVNINNEFHPVVLEHYLKTEFTRFQINTNYAYALYNCHSDKMVYGKYISTHQEAPNHKVINFPKHKNLIYYFSIRFPDKTTYLISSLRFWYILTGALIIILLVYVYSIYTIIQQKKFTELQRDFINNMTHEFKTPLSSILLASEALNKQDLVQENSRLQTYTSIIINQSYKLNSHIEKILNIAKNDSSGLSLKPQKIMLLPFIQEIADTIQQKNEHLSIHIDIDSSTSIMADEFHFTNIIYNILDNSIKYCETKPVITISSYKDSKGLSLKFKDNGMGIPAKNIPHIFDKFYRVSTRKSEEINGFGLGLFYVKKVVQQHNWKISVENNTDKGITTTLFFPFNNKV from the coding sequence ATGAAAATCAAAAAGCTCAATATTATTATCACACTGGGATTCATTGCTATTATCGGAATTTTAATAGCCCAGCTTCTCTGGACCCGTCAGGCTTATAATCTTGAGGATAAAAAATTTAATCAGAAAGTAAATATCGCTTTACTGGAGGTGGCGGAAAAATTATCCGGAGGAAAAGCGGCTTACACGGAAAGCCCGGTACAGGCTATTTCGAATGATTATTATGTTGTCAATATCAACAATGAATTTCATCCGGTTGTGCTGGAACATTATCTGAAAACAGAATTCACCCGTTTCCAGATCAATACCAACTATGCCTACGCCCTGTACAATTGCCACAGTGATAAAATGGTGTACGGAAAATATATTTCGACGCATCAGGAAGCTCCCAACCACAAAGTGATCAATTTCCCGAAACATAAAAACCTGATCTATTATTTTTCGATCCGTTTTCCTGATAAAACCACTTACCTCATCAGCTCCTTAAGATTCTGGTACATCCTTACCGGCGCTTTGATCATTATTCTCCTGGTATATGTGTATTCGATATATACGATTATCCAGCAGAAAAAGTTTACTGAGCTGCAGCGCGATTTTATCAATAATATGACTCATGAGTTCAAAACTCCTTTATCTTCTATACTCTTAGCTTCAGAAGCCCTTAACAAGCAGGATCTGGTACAGGAAAATTCCAGGCTGCAGACCTATACTTCCATTATCATCAATCAAAGCTACAAACTGAACAGCCATATTGAAAAAATACTGAATATTGCCAAAAATGATTCTTCCGGACTCTCTTTAAAGCCTCAGAAAATCATGCTTCTTCCTTTTATCCAGGAAATTGCAGATACGATTCAGCAAAAGAATGAGCATCTTAGTATCCATATTGATATTGACAGCAGCACTTCAATAATGGCAGATGAATTTCATTTCACCAATATCATTTACAACATCCTGGACAACTCCATCAAGTATTGTGAAACAAAACCTGTTATTACCATATCGTCCTATAAAGATTCAAAAGGGCTATCTTTAAAGTTTAAAGACAACGGAATGGGCATTCCCGCAAAAAATATTCCTCATATCTTTGACAAGTTTTACCGGGTGAGTACCAGAAAAAGTGAGGAGATCAATGGTTTCGGGCTGGGATTATTTTATGTAAAGAAAGTAGTCCAGCAGCATAACTGGAAAATATCGGTTGAGAATAATACGGACAAAGGCATTACCACCACGCTCTTTTTTCCGTTTAACAATAAGGTGTGA
- a CDS encoding GH92 family glycosyl hydrolase, with translation MKKHGTTVFLFLLFFSLHLKAQKFEKLIQYVNPLIGTEKMGHTYPGATVPFGAVQLSPETDTISYELNGKYNGEVYKYCAGYRYEDKTIVGFSSTHFSGTGHSDLGDFLIMPTVGRLQLNPGTASHPENGYRSRFSHENEKAEAGYYKVKLDDHNILAELTASTRTGVHRYTFPKSDQAHIILDLTAGIYNYDGKNVWTYVRVEQDGTVTGYRQTNGWARTRTVYFAMKFSKPFKSYGQKNFDGPQVYRGFWRKFDQNKNFPEIAGKNLKMFFDFDTRENEAIEIKLAISPVSQTNALENLDKETGNQNFDQIKTLAQENWNKELNKIVIKGSDTEKTNFYTAMYHTFISPTTYMDTNGEYKGLDQNIHKAEGFTNYTTFSIWDTYRALHPFFNIIQPKRNNDMVKSMMAHYDQFSMKMLPIWSHYANDNWCMSGYHSVSVAADAVIKGNYTGDAKEVLKACIATANKRDYEGIGYYIDMGYIPADKNGTSVSNTLEYAYDDWAIAQLAKHLGETEIYNQFMKRSENWKNNFDPQTGFMRPRLADGSFKKDFDVLSTHGQGFIEGNSWNYSFFVPQNPDGLIHMMGGKKKFASKLDELFSMHLPDEFFADTEDITREGIIGGYVHGNEPAHHVAYFYNWAGQPWKTQAQIRSILDMQYKATPDGLGGNDDAGQMSAWYILSSLGFYPVAPGSEDYAIGSPAVDHAVLNLENGKTFEIEAVNQSPKNVYVQKIILNGKEIKNFTLKHSEIVNGGKLTFHMGAKAKK, from the coding sequence ATGAAAAAGCACGGAACCACTGTTTTTCTATTTCTTCTGTTTTTCAGTTTACATCTTAAGGCTCAAAAATTTGAAAAATTAATACAATACGTCAATCCGCTGATCGGGACGGAAAAAATGGGACACACATATCCCGGGGCAACCGTTCCTTTCGGGGCAGTGCAGCTAAGCCCGGAAACGGACACCATTTCCTATGAGCTCAACGGAAAATACAATGGTGAAGTATATAAATACTGTGCAGGCTACCGATATGAGGACAAAACCATTGTGGGCTTCAGCTCTACACATTTCAGCGGAACCGGGCATTCTGACCTCGGGGATTTTTTAATCATGCCGACCGTAGGAAGGCTGCAGCTGAATCCGGGAACTGCGTCTCATCCTGAAAACGGCTACAGAAGTAGATTCTCCCATGAAAATGAAAAAGCGGAAGCCGGCTATTATAAAGTAAAACTGGATGATCATAATATTCTGGCGGAACTTACAGCTTCCACGAGAACAGGAGTTCACCGTTATACCTTTCCAAAATCTGACCAGGCGCATATTATTTTAGATCTGACAGCCGGAATTTATAACTATGACGGTAAAAATGTCTGGACCTATGTACGCGTGGAACAAGATGGCACGGTTACAGGTTACCGCCAGACCAACGGATGGGCAAGAACCAGAACGGTTTATTTTGCGATGAAATTTTCAAAACCTTTTAAATCATACGGGCAGAAAAATTTTGATGGACCGCAGGTTTACAGAGGATTTTGGAGAAAATTCGACCAAAACAAGAACTTCCCTGAGATCGCCGGAAAAAACCTGAAAATGTTTTTCGATTTTGACACCCGGGAAAATGAAGCCATAGAAATAAAACTGGCCATATCCCCGGTAAGCCAGACCAATGCTCTGGAAAATCTGGATAAAGAAACCGGCAATCAAAATTTTGACCAGATAAAAACTCTGGCACAGGAAAACTGGAACAAAGAACTTAATAAGATAGTTATCAAAGGTTCAGACACAGAAAAAACCAACTTTTATACAGCGATGTACCATACGTTCATCAGCCCTACTACTTATATGGACACCAATGGGGAGTATAAAGGGCTGGATCAGAATATTCATAAGGCAGAAGGTTTTACCAACTACACTACCTTCTCGATCTGGGATACCTACCGTGCGCTTCATCCTTTCTTCAATATTATCCAGCCAAAACGGAATAACGATATGGTAAAATCCATGATGGCCCATTATGATCAGTTCTCTATGAAAATGCTTCCTATCTGGTCCCATTATGCCAATGACAACTGGTGTATGAGCGGTTACCACAGCGTAAGTGTTGCAGCAGATGCGGTGATCAAAGGAAACTATACCGGTGATGCGAAAGAAGTTCTGAAAGCCTGCATCGCGACAGCCAACAAAAGAGATTACGAAGGAATAGGATATTATATAGATATGGGGTATATCCCGGCGGATAAAAACGGAACTTCTGTTTCCAATACGCTGGAATATGCTTATGATGACTGGGCCATTGCGCAGCTCGCAAAGCATCTGGGTGAAACGGAAATCTATAATCAGTTTATGAAACGCTCTGAAAACTGGAAAAATAATTTCGATCCTCAAACGGGATTTATGCGGCCGAGACTAGCTGATGGAAGCTTCAAAAAAGATTTTGATGTCCTGAGTACACACGGACAGGGCTTCATTGAAGGAAATTCCTGGAATTACAGCTTTTTTGTTCCCCAAAACCCGGACGGTCTGATCCACATGATGGGTGGAAAGAAAAAATTTGCTTCAAAGCTGGATGAATTGTTCTCCATGCATCTTCCCGATGAGTTTTTTGCCGATACAGAAGATATTACCCGGGAAGGAATCATCGGTGGCTATGTTCACGGAAACGAACCGGCTCACCATGTGGCCTATTTTTACAACTGGGCGGGACAACCTTGGAAAACACAGGCCCAGATCAGAAGTATTCTTGATATGCAGTATAAAGCAACACCAGACGGTTTAGGTGGAAATGATGACGCAGGGCAGATGAGCGCCTGGTATATTTTAAGTTCACTCGGGTTTTACCCTGTTGCCCCGGGATCTGAAGATTACGCTATAGGAAGTCCGGCTGTAGACCATGCCGTTTTAAACCTGGAAAACGGGAAAACATTTGAAATAGAAGCAGTAAACCAAAGCCCGAAAAATGTGTATGTTCAGAAAATCATTTTGAACGGAAAGGAAATTAAAAATTTCACCTTAAAACATTCTGAAATTGTGAATGGTGGAAAGCTTACATTTCATATGGGTGCCAAGGCGAAAAAATAA
- a CDS encoding response regulator transcription factor gives MEKSKILYAEDDKTIAFLIQDSLESYYDINCYPDGKSALEAFHNGSFDICLLDIMMPELNGFEVAEQIRSKNSEIPIIFISAKALKEDRIKGLKIGADDYLVKPFSIEELILKIEVFLKRTKKTDPSPPKYTVGKYDFDPKNYTLQTPDSRITLTQRESELLLYFIHHKNTVLKRQDILKAIWGDDDYFMGRSLDVFISRLRKVLADEHNILIENLHGIGFRFSEKNI, from the coding sequence ATGGAGAAATCTAAAATTTTATACGCAGAAGATGATAAAACCATAGCCTTCCTGATCCAGGACAGCCTGGAAAGCTATTATGACATCAACTGCTATCCGGATGGAAAATCTGCACTGGAAGCATTCCACAACGGAAGTTTTGATATCTGCCTTCTGGATATTATGATGCCGGAGCTGAACGGGTTTGAAGTTGCTGAACAGATCCGCAGTAAAAACTCTGAAATTCCCATTATTTTTATTTCCGCTAAAGCCCTGAAAGAAGACCGGATCAAGGGATTGAAAATTGGCGCCGATGATTATCTCGTAAAACCCTTCAGCATTGAAGAACTGATCCTGAAAATTGAAGTTTTCCTGAAGCGTACAAAGAAAACAGATCCTTCACCTCCAAAGTACACAGTAGGAAAATATGATTTCGATCCGAAAAACTATACCCTGCAAACTCCGGACAGCAGAATCACCCTTACCCAGCGGGAATCTGAACTGCTGTTATATTTCATCCACCACAAAAATACCGTTCTGAAAAGACAGGATATCCTGAAAGCCATATGGGGAGATGATGATTATTTTATGGGCAGGAGCCTGGATGTTTTTATTTCCAGATTACGGAAAGTGCTGGCGGATGAGCATAATATTCTGATTGAAAATCTGCATGGGATAGGTTTCCGGTTTTCTGAAAAAAATATTTAA
- a CDS encoding dihydroorotase produces the protein MKTLIKNVNIVNEGQIFESDILIENDLISKIERSISEDADQIIDGSGKYLLPGVIDDQVHFRDPGLTHKGDIETESKAAIAGGITSFIDQPNTVPNAVTQELLADKYELGAQKAYANYGFMMGGTNDNLEEVLKTNPRNVPGIKLFLGSSTGNMLVDNPETLENIFSSTKMLIAVHCEDEATIRANTQKYLDEYGEDIPVKFHHMIRSEEACYKSSSKAIELAEKTGARLHVFHLSTAKETALFRNDIPLKDKKITAEVCVHHLTFTNDDYETKGSLIKWNPAVKTQHDKDGLWEALLDGRIDVVATDHAPHTAEEKQNTYTKCPSGAPLVQHSLAVMLENYRNGKISLEKIVEKMSHNPAILFRIEKRGFVREGYKADLVLVDLNADWTVAKDNLLYKCGWSPLEGMNLHSEVTQTFVNGHLVYDNGKINEQKFGERLLFEVQE, from the coding sequence ATGAAGACCCTAATCAAAAACGTAAATATCGTAAACGAAGGCCAGATCTTTGAAAGCGATATCTTAATAGAAAATGACCTGATTTCCAAAATAGAACGCTCCATCTCTGAAGATGCAGATCAGATCATTGACGGGTCCGGAAAATATCTTCTGCCCGGTGTTATAGATGATCAGGTGCATTTCAGGGATCCCGGACTGACGCATAAAGGAGATATTGAAACCGAATCCAAAGCAGCCATTGCCGGAGGAATCACAAGCTTCATCGACCAGCCGAATACGGTTCCGAATGCAGTGACCCAGGAATTGCTGGCTGATAAATATGAACTTGGGGCTCAGAAAGCTTACGCCAACTACGGTTTTATGATGGGCGGGACCAATGATAATCTGGAGGAAGTTTTAAAAACCAATCCGAGAAATGTTCCGGGGATCAAATTATTCTTAGGTTCCTCTACCGGAAATATGCTGGTAGACAATCCGGAAACCCTGGAAAATATTTTCAGCAGTACCAAAATGCTGATTGCCGTTCACTGTGAAGACGAAGCCACCATCAGGGCAAATACCCAGAAATATCTTGATGAATACGGAGAAGATATTCCTGTGAAATTCCACCATATGATCCGAAGTGAAGAGGCTTGTTACAAATCTTCTTCAAAAGCGATTGAACTGGCCGAAAAAACCGGAGCAAGACTTCATGTCTTTCATCTGTCAACAGCGAAGGAAACAGCACTTTTCCGAAATGATATTCCTTTAAAAGACAAAAAAATTACCGCCGAGGTGTGTGTTCATCATTTGACATTTACAAATGACGATTATGAAACGAAAGGTTCCCTGATCAAATGGAATCCTGCCGTAAAAACACAACATGACAAGGACGGGCTCTGGGAAGCTCTTCTGGATGGAAGAATTGACGTAGTGGCAACAGATCATGCGCCGCACACAGCCGAAGAAAAGCAGAATACCTATACCAAATGCCCTTCAGGAGCACCATTGGTCCAGCATTCATTAGCTGTGATGCTTGAAAATTACAGGAATGGAAAAATTTCTCTGGAAAAGATCGTTGAAAAGATGAGCCACAATCCTGCTATTCTTTTCAGAATTGAAAAAAGAGGTTTTGTGCGCGAAGGATATAAGGCAGATCTTGTTTTGGTTGATCTGAATGCCGACTGGACCGTAGCTAAAGACAATCTCCTTTACAAATGCGGATGGAGCCCGCTGGAAGGGATGAATCTGCATTCTGAAGTGACGCAGACATTTGTGAACGGACATCTGGTATATGACAACGGGAAAATAAATGAACAGAAATTCGGAGAGCGTTTGCTTTTTGAAGTTCAGGAATAA